The Acidobacteriota bacterium genomic interval CCACTACGGCACCCCGCTCTCGCCCTGGAGGCGGCAAGAGGAGCGCATCGCCGGCGGCTCCACCAGCGGCGGCGCGGTTTCGGTGGCCGAAGGCATGGCGCTGGCGGCCCTGGGCAGCGACACCGGCGGATCGGTGCGCATTCCAGCCACCTTCTGCGGCCTGACCGGCTTCAAGCCCACGGCCCGACGCATCTCGACCCGGGGGGCTTTTCCCCTCTCCTGGACTCTCGACTGCGTCGGCGTCATCGCTCCCACGGTAAACTGCTGCCGCTTGCTCGACGGTGTCCTGTCGGCCCAGGAAAAAGAGCAGAAGCGGGCGGGCGAACTCTCCCGACTGCGCATCGGAATACCCACCTGCTTGGTCATGGAGGGGTTGGATCCAGAGGTGGAGCGTACCTTCGCGGCCGCACTTGAACGCCTGGACCAGGCCGGGGTGCGGGTAGAAGAGGTGGCCTTGCAAATGCTGCACGAGATCCCGCGCCATTACCGGCAGGGCGGCCTGCTGGCAATCGAGGCCTATGCCGCTCACCGGACGCTCCTGGAAAGGTCGCGCCATGAGTACGATCCGCGGGTGGCGGTGCGCATCGAGACGGGGCGGGGACGTCTGGCCGCCGACTACCTGGACCTCCTTCGCCAACGTCAGGCATTCATCGAGCGGCTGGAGCGGGAATGCTCCGGATTCCACCTGCTGGCCTGGCCCACGGTAGCCGTCCTGCCCCCGCGCCTTAACGACCTGCAAGACGACGAAGTCTATTTCTCGACCAATGTCATAGTGCTGCGCAACACTTCCGTGGCCAACTTTCTCGACCGTCCCGCCTTGAGCATCCCGCTGCGGGGACGGCACGGCGCTCCCGTCGGATTCATGCTCAGCGCCCCCGCCATGGACGACCGCCGCCTGCTCGATCTGGGCTGCGCGCTGGAGCCGGCGCTGAGAAGCGAGGGCGCCTGAGCGTCCGCCTTCAGGAGTCTCATGAACGACCTGAAACCTTATAAAGTGCTGAAACGTGAAGAAGTCTACCAGGGCAAGATCGTCGACTTGCTGGTCGACACCGTGGAGATCGACGGCAAGCAGTATTTGCGCGAGGTGGTCAGGCATCCCGGAGGTGTCGTGGTCCTGGGGCGCCGGGCGGACGGCAAGATAGCCTTCGTGCGCCAGCACCGCTACCCGCCCGATGAAATCGTCCTGGAACTGCCTGCCGGGAAACTCGACCCGGGCGAAGAGCCGCCCCAGGCCGCCGCCCGCGAACTGGAGGAGGAAACCGGCTACCGCGCCGAGGACTTGCGCCACGTCAACAGCTTCTATTCCACTCCCGGCTTCTGCAGCGAGATCCTGCATCTCTTCTTCAGCAACCGGCTGTCCCCCGGCGGAAAGGCCCAGGGAGAGGAGGACGAGATCCTCAACGTCGAGTTCCATACCCTGCAGGAGGCCCTGCAAATGGCCCGCCAAGGCCAAATCCGCGACGCCAAGACCCTGGTCGGCCTCTACTGGCTCCAGAGCGAAGGTTAAGCCCTTGCTCAGCCTAGCGGTTTCGGTTGATGAACCAGGCCACCAGGCGGGCGGTGAGGTTGGGGAAGAAGCGGTTGAGGCGCCAGAAGAACCGTCCCGGAAACGTCAGGATGACGACCCTCTTGCGCCGCTCCACCGCCTTGACGATGGCCCGCGCCACCGTCTCTGGCGGATCGCCGCCTACCCGGTTGAACATCGATGCGCTCTCGGTCCGCACTGAAGACGACGCAAACTCGGTCTTGGTGTAGCCGGGACAGATGAGACTGACCTCCACACCCGAACCGTGCAACTCGCCCCACAGAGCCTCGGCCATGCCGACCTGGGCGAACTTGGTGGCGCAATAGGTCGAGGAAAGGGGCAGAGCTGTCTTGCCGATGACGCTGCTGACCACCACGATGTGTCCCCGGCCTTGTTGCTGAAAATCAGGCAGTGCGGCGTGGATCGACTCGTAGCCGGACTGGTAGTTGACCTGCCAGAGGCGCGCCATCTGGGCAGGATCGATCTCCTCGAGGGGCCCGTAAAGACCGTAGCCCGCGTTGCAGATGAGAACGTCCAGTCCCTGCAGCGTCTCTTTTCCCGCTTCGACAACCTCGGCCCCTTTGCCTTCGATGCTGAGGTCATGCAGGCCCGCCTCGGCTCGGACGGCCCCCAGCTTCAGGCATTCCCCAACCACCGCCTGCAGGCGCTCCCCGCGACGGGCCACCAGGTAAAGCGCAGCACCCCGCTTGGCGAAGGCGTAGGCGACCGCTTCCCCGATCCCCGAGGAGGCGCCGGTGATAATGATCTTGCCGCCGGTCATGGCCTAGACACGCGGACCGGCGTCGAGGATCTCCTGATCCACTTCGAACTTGCCGATGTTGCGCTTGAAGCCCTGAGCCAGATGGACGGCCTTGGCGTCGTAGGCCGAAGCATCGGCCCAGGTCGACTTGGGATTGAGAAGCTCTGAGGGAACGCCGGGGCAGTGCTGGGGCACGTCCACCTGAAAGACCGGGTGGGATTTGAACTCGGTGTCGTCGATGGCGCCGGAAAGCGCCGCCGAGATCATGGCCCGAGTGTAAGGCAGGCTGATGCGTTCGCCTACGCCGTGGGGCCCGCCGGTCCAACCGGTGTTGACCAGGTAGACGCGGGAACCGAACTCGTTGATCTTGCGCGCCAGAAGCTCAGCATAGCGCTGGGGGTGAAGGGGCAGAAAAGGGGCTCCGAAACAGGCCGAAAAGGTGGCCTCGGGTTCGGTGACGCCGGTTTCGGTCCCGGCCAGCTTTGAGGTGTAGCCGGAGATGAAGTGGTACATGGTCTGCTCCCGCGAGAGGCGGGAGATGGGCGGCAGCACTCCGAAGGCGTCGGCGGTCAGAAAGATGACCACGCCGGGATGCCCTCCAACACTGGGCACTACGGCGCCGGGAATGTGCTCGATGGGATAGGCGGCGCGGGTGTTCTCGGTTTTGTCCTTGCGGTCGTAGTCGACCTGGCGGGTCTCCTTGTCGAAGACCACGTTTTCCACCACGGCCCCAAAACGGATGGCATCCCAGATCTGGGGCTCGTTCTGGCGTGAGAGGCGAATGCACTTGGCATAGCATCCACCCTCGAAATTGAAGATGCCGTTGTTGGACCAGCCGTGCTCGTCGTCACCGATCAGACGGCGTTGCGGATCAGCCGAGAGGGTGGTCTTGCCGGTGCCCGAAAGCCCGAAGAAAAGAGCCGTGTCGCCGCTCTCGCCCTTGTTGGCCGAGCAATGCATGGACACCACGCCCTTCTTGGGCATCAGGTAGTTCATGACGCTGAAGATCGATTTCTTGATCTCGCCGGCGTATTCCGTGCCTCCGATCAGCACCAGGCGGCGGGCGAAGCTGACCAGAATGAAGACTTCCGAATTCGTTCCGTCGGTCTCCGGGTGGGCCTTGAATCCGGGCACAGAGATGACGGTGAAGCCGGGTTGGTGGTCTTCCAACTCTTGAGGCTGGGGACGAATGAAGAGCTGTCTGGCGAACAGATTATGCCAGGCTCTTTCGGTCACGATGCGAACCGGCAAGCGATACTCGGGATCGGCTCCCGCAAAGCCGTCGAAAACGAAGAGGTCGATACCCTGAATGTAGGCTTCCACCTTCTCCCGCAAGCGCGAGAAGGCTTCGGGCTGGAAGGGGCGGTTGACCGCCCCCCACCAGATATCGTCCTTGTAGTGGGGATCTTCGACGATGAATTTATCGTTAGGCGAACGACCCGTGCGGTCTCCTGTCTCGGCGCAAAACGCTCCGCTGGAAACCAGCACTCCCTCGTCCCTTCGCAGCCCGGCCTCGATCAGTCGGGGGGTGGTCAGGTTGGCAAGGAGCCGGGAACGGGAGAGGTCGATCGGATGTTGTCCCTTGGTTGTGTTGTTCATGTCTTGTAGCCTGTCGGAAAATGATGGAACCGCGCAGGTGGGTTCCACGTGCCAATCAAGGTTTCTATAAAACTACATCGCAGGTTGCGAAGCAAGAAAAGCGCGCCCTGCAAGGCTCGATCTCGAAAAACGCCCGGCCGACGATCAATCGGGTAGGATATAACATCACAGCCTATCGCCGAAGGCGTTTTGCTTGGCGCCAACACGGGAGGAAAACTTGATGAAGAAGCTATTCGCAGTGGCTCTGGCCCTCATCCTGCTCCAGGGCTGGCCGGCACTGGTGTCAGCCGAAGAAGCCGTCGACCTGGTGGCCGTCTCCAAGATCCGCGAGGAAGGACTGGAGCGTTCCGAGGTCATGGACACTCTCTTTCAACTCACCGACGTCTCGGGACCGCGACTCACGGGTTCGCCCGGACTGCGGCGGGCCCTGGTATGGAGCCGGGACCAGTTGGAAGAATGGGGACTGGAGAACTCGAAGCTGGAGCCCTGGGGAGAGTTCGGACTGGGCTGGACGCTCAAGCGCTTCGAAATGCACATGACCGAGCCCTACTACTCGCCCATCATCGCTTACCCCAAGGCCTGGACGCAGGGTACGGGCGGACTCATCAGCGGCCAACCGGTGCTGGTGGACGCTGAGGATATGGAAGGGCTGGAGGAGTTCAAAGGCGAGTTGAAAGGCAAGATCGTGCTCATGCCGCTGAACCGCGAAGCGCAAGTCGGTTTCGAAGCCGACGCCCGTCGCCGCAGCGCCGAGGACCTGGAAGAGATGGTGCAGATCGAGCCCCGAGGCAACCGTCCCGACCGCTCCCGTTTCGCCCGCTTCCGTGAAATGCGGCGGCTGCGCAACGCCATGATCAAGTTCTTCCGCGAGGAGCAAGCGGCGGCGGTGCTGGAGCCCGGATTCCGGGGCGAACACGGCACCCTCTTCGTGACCGCCGGAGGCACCTGGCGCTCAGCTCAAGACATCGGTCCTGCTTCAGCCGTGGTGGCCACTGAGCACTACGCCCGCATCCTGCGCCTGCTCGATGAGGACATTCCCGTCCGCCTGGAATTGAACATCGACGTCGAGGTGCATGACGGCGACCCCACCGAGTACAACGTGATCGCCGAGATTCCCGGCACCGATCCCCGGCTCAAAGACGAGGTGGTGATGCTGGGAGCCCACATCGATTCCTGGCACGCCGCCACCGGCAGCACCGACAACGCCGCCGGCTGTGCCGTCATGATGGAAGCCGTACGCATCATCAAGAAGCTGGGCCTCAGTCCGCGCCGGACCATCCGCATCGGGCTTTGGACGGGCGAAGAGCAAGGATTGATGGGCTCGCGCGCCTACGTCACCGAAAACTTCGCCGACCGCTGGTCGTTGGAAACCAAGCCGGCCCACCAGAAGTTCTCGGCTTACTACAACCTCGACAACGGGACAGGCAAGATCAGGGGCGTCTACCTGCAAGGCAACGCCGCCGTGGCTTCCATCTTCGAGGCTTATCTGGAACCTTTTCATGACCTGGGCGCCACCACTTTGACCATGCGCAACACCGGGGGCACCGACCATCTGGCCTTCGACGCCGTGGGGCTGCCCGGCTTCCAGTTCATTCAGGATCCCATCGCCTACTCGTCGCGCACCCACCACACCAACATGGACCTCTACGATCACGCCATCGCCAGCGATTTGATGCAGGCGTCCGTCCTGGTAGCGTCCTTCGCCTATCACACCGCCCAGCGCGACGAGAAGCTGCCTCGCAAACTGATGCCCAAGCCGCGTCCGCGTCCCGACAACGATACGCGCTAGACTGGGAGGGTGCGGCGACTTACCTTCATCTGGGGGCTGGTCTTGAGCGGTTCGATGCTTCAGACCAGCCTGCTGGCCCAAACCTTCGATTGGGGCGGCTCCCTGCGCTGGTATCAATTCCTGCGCCTAGAGGACGCCCAAGATGAGGTTTTCGGGGAGCGCCGTGACACCGAGTTCGGATCGGCTCGCTTTACCTTGCAAAGCGAGTGGGGAGCCCACGTGGTCTTCGAGTCCCACGCCGTGCTCGACTTCCTCTCCCCTCCCATGCTCGCGGCCGCCAGTACGGCCACGGGACGCAGCCAGACCTACCTCCCCTTGCAGCACGACTTCACCGACAGTTCCGACTACGACCTGAGCGGCCGCTTCGACCGCCTCAATCTGCAATTCAACTTCGAAAACGCCCGCGTGGTGGCCGGACGCCAGGCCATCACCTGGGGGGTGACCTACTTCTGGCCCGTCATGGACCTGTTCTCCTCCTTCGCTCCCGAGCGTATCGACCGCGATTACAAAGAGGGGGTGGACGCGCTGCGCCTCACGGTTCCGCTGGGGTCGTTCTCGGAAGTGCAGGTCGTGGGCGCCGTCCTGGGCAGGGGATTCAGCGACGACCAGGCCTTGGCCGCTCAGGCCCGCCTCTACCTGGGACGCCTCGACCTGGGACTCATGGGAGGCAAGTTCCACGGCGACACGGTGGCGGGGTTTTTCATCACCACCGGCTTGGGCGGATCGGCGCTGAGAGGCGAGGCCACCTGGACCGATTCCGGAGACCCCCGCGACCGCCTGCTGGGGCGCTCCAGCTTCTGGAGGGCTTCAGTCGGAATCGACCGTCAGCTCAATCCCGACGTGGGGGTGACGGTGGAGTTTTCCTACAACGGTTTCGGCGCCTCGGATGCCGACGAATACCTGCTCATCGCCCAAGCCGATCGGGTGCAGCGGGGCGAGGTCAACGCATTGGGCCGCTACTACACGGGCGCGGCCCTCAACTGGCAGATCCACCCGCTCTGGACTTTCAGCAACACCCTGCTGGTCAACTGGCAAGACCCCTCCGCGTTTCTCATCCCCGCCTTGCAATGGTCGAGCAGCGACAACTCCACCTTCCTGCTGGGGATGCAAGTAGGCATCGGCGGCCAACTCGACCGTACCTTGTCTCCCCGTTCCGAATACGGCCCCGCCCCCGCCACCCTCTTCACCGCCTTCACCTGGTATTTCTAGCGAGCTGCCTCATACCGCCGAGGGCAATTGAGCCTTCACCGCCGTCGCTGAAACTTGACCCGTGTGTGAACTTGTTGGCCACCTGGTGGCCCTAGCCGCTCATGAGGTGTCGAGCCACTACGCCAGGCAACTCCCCGCAAGCAGCCACCGTGTTGATATCCAAGTCCCGGCTCGCTGAAGGCGAGCGATTCGCCAGCCCAGGGAGGAGCCCGCGGCCAAGCGGAGCGCGGCAAGGGCGTATCCCTGGGTCACCACGATCTCTCCCATCCACGCTGAAAGTGTGGGATAACCTTAAAGGCTGGCTCGAAGCTTCAGGATTCTCATCCTTCTAAATTGTGCCCCTATACAACCCTGGAGATCCGTAATGCCCCAATCGCTGGCCCAACTCTGGATTCACATCATATTTTCGACCAAGGCACGCTATCCCTTCTTCCAAGATCCCCTTCTTCGAGACGAGGTCTTCGCATATCTCTCTGAAGTTTGCCGGAGGGTGGATTGCCCGTCCGCATTGACGGGCGGACACCGGGATCACGTTCATATCCTTTGCCGCCAGTCCAAGAACCTTTCAACCTCCCAGTTGGTCGGGGAACTCAAACGCCAGTCCTCCAAGTGGATTAAGGCCAAGGGCGGCATGCTCTCCAAGTTCTATTGGCAAGGGGGCTACGGGGCCTTCTCCGTGGGTCCGTCCCAATTGGGGCCGATCAAGGATTACATTCGAAAGCAAGAAGAGCACCACAAGCAGGTGGATTTCAAAACCGAGTTCCGCAGGTTTCTGGACAGGTATCAGGTTGCCTACGATGAA includes:
- a CDS encoding amidase, giving the protein MTVLARLESGEVTSRDLVETALRRIGHPQGQGRVAYRQVYRERALEAAERCDAIRAGGGGRALTGVPISFKDLFDVPGEVTLAGSTVLKSAQAATRYAAALERLLAQQAVLMGRTNMTEFAFSGLGLNPHYGTPLSPWRRQEERIAGGSTSGGAVSVAEGMALAALGSDTGGSVRIPATFCGLTGFKPTARRISTRGAFPLSWTLDCVGVIAPTVNCCRLLDGVLSAQEKEQKRAGELSRLRIGIPTCLVMEGLDPEVERTFAAALERLDQAGVRVEEVALQMLHEIPRHYRQGGLLAIEAYAAHRTLLERSRHEYDPRVAVRIETGRGRLAADYLDLLRQRQAFIERLERECSGFHLLAWPTVAVLPPRLNDLQDDEVYFSTNVIVLRNTSVANFLDRPALSIPLRGRHGAPVGFMLSAPAMDDRRLLDLGCALEPALRSEGA
- the tnpA gene encoding IS200/IS605 family transposase; this encodes MPQSLAQLWIHIIFSTKARYPFFQDPLLRDEVFAYLSEVCRRVDCPSALTGGHRDHVHILCRQSKNLSTSQLVGELKRQSSKWIKAKGGMLSKFYWQGGYGAFSVGPSQLGPIKDYIRKQEEHHKQVDFKTEFRRFLDRYQVAYDERYVWD
- a CDS encoding M20/M25/M40 family metallo-hydrolase gives rise to the protein MKKLFAVALALILLQGWPALVSAEEAVDLVAVSKIREEGLERSEVMDTLFQLTDVSGPRLTGSPGLRRALVWSRDQLEEWGLENSKLEPWGEFGLGWTLKRFEMHMTEPYYSPIIAYPKAWTQGTGGLISGQPVLVDAEDMEGLEEFKGELKGKIVLMPLNREAQVGFEADARRRSAEDLEEMVQIEPRGNRPDRSRFARFREMRRLRNAMIKFFREEQAAAVLEPGFRGEHGTLFVTAGGTWRSAQDIGPASAVVATEHYARILRLLDEDIPVRLELNIDVEVHDGDPTEYNVIAEIPGTDPRLKDEVVMLGAHIDSWHAATGSTDNAAGCAVMMEAVRIIKKLGLSPRRTIRIGLWTGEEQGLMGSRAYVTENFADRWSLETKPAHQKFSAYYNLDNGTGKIRGVYLQGNAAVASIFEAYLEPFHDLGATTLTMRNTGGTDHLAFDAVGLPGFQFIQDPIAYSSRTHHTNMDLYDHAIASDLMQASVLVASFAYHTAQRDEKLPRKLMPKPRPRPDNDTR
- a CDS encoding NUDIX hydrolase, with the protein product MNDLKPYKVLKREEVYQGKIVDLLVDTVEIDGKQYLREVVRHPGGVVVLGRRADGKIAFVRQHRYPPDEIVLELPAGKLDPGEEPPQAAARELEEETGYRAEDLRHVNSFYSTPGFCSEILHLFFSNRLSPGGKAQGEEDEILNVEFHTLQEALQMARQGQIRDAKTLVGLYWLQSEG
- the pckA gene encoding phosphoenolpyruvate carboxykinase (ATP); amino-acid sequence: MNNTTKGQHPIDLSRSRLLANLTTPRLIEAGLRRDEGVLVSSGAFCAETGDRTGRSPNDKFIVEDPHYKDDIWWGAVNRPFQPEAFSRLREKVEAYIQGIDLFVFDGFAGADPEYRLPVRIVTERAWHNLFARQLFIRPQPQELEDHQPGFTVISVPGFKAHPETDGTNSEVFILVSFARRLVLIGGTEYAGEIKKSIFSVMNYLMPKKGVVSMHCSANKGESGDTALFFGLSGTGKTTLSADPQRRLIGDDEHGWSNNGIFNFEGGCYAKCIRLSRQNEPQIWDAIRFGAVVENVVFDKETRQVDYDRKDKTENTRAAYPIEHIPGAVVPSVGGHPGVVIFLTADAFGVLPPISRLSREQTMYHFISGYTSKLAGTETGVTEPEATFSACFGAPFLPLHPQRYAELLARKINEFGSRVYLVNTGWTGGPHGVGERISLPYTRAMISAALSGAIDDTEFKSHPVFQVDVPQHCPGVPSELLNPKSTWADASAYDAKAVHLAQGFKRNIGKFEVDQEILDAGPRV
- a CDS encoding SDR family NAD(P)-dependent oxidoreductase → MTGGKIIITGASSGIGEAVAYAFAKRGAALYLVARRGERLQAVVGECLKLGAVRAEAGLHDLSIEGKGAEVVEAGKETLQGLDVLICNAGYGLYGPLEEIDPAQMARLWQVNYQSGYESIHAALPDFQQQGRGHIVVVSSVIGKTALPLSSTYCATKFAQVGMAEALWGELHGSGVEVSLICPGYTKTEFASSSVRTESASMFNRVGGDPPETVARAIVKAVERRKRVVILTFPGRFFWRLNRFFPNLTARLVAWFINRNR